A region of Vigna radiata var. radiata cultivar VC1973A chromosome 10, Vradiata_ver6, whole genome shotgun sequence DNA encodes the following proteins:
- the LOC106774665 gene encoding uncharacterized protein LOC106774665, with translation MEGSKCNWRLRTWMESSYIVEMNALLRDSHCRRISTTPFKWCLDMVRPLDISRPLLKEMLSRWVGMNKSFIVRQQMVPFNVVDVLMSLGLGLGGLDVPYDESVCGLVGEMFNSKTTTLKDLINMFKVIVDNDDTEVDVVCRLYLLVCFVVFYFPRKSKFVSNMPCIVLDDLDSLDHYDWTSAVHKYIVRSLNKCSTKILKGRIVDSVSISGNVAVLQLWAFERLKLHARASDVSFPRVLQWSCFKLRSKKIQLLFQTKDIYWDWYLCEADRRNPLIRAAFHLDERARAEGPIPKGGSGEGDADNWKNVVIEKLNKNNTKIKKLKERILALRKELDGRKAANFEEKRPSFNDFGADDEVEVNEEAPCEPQEHPRDVIDIEDVPSGFPPKLGGTVYSGKSSDDASNARKDGFKDNENIDAEVLVRCKNLSNQSSSAPTADYKSAKRMSPQAKLVGKDTVKPLILKEDVEDANGSKEARLSIEGVSLSGAQGESYNCVSGINVIDLEQRIKKLKTKDSKIWSLLKKLLAYQTKTLLLVNMYFLLYILAEFNDMNVQKNKFNMIL, from the exons ATGGAAGGATCTAAGTGCAAT TGGCGCCTCCGAACATGGATGGAATCATCCTATATTGTGGAGATGAATGCCTTATTACGAGATTCCCATTGTAGGCGCATCTCGACCACTCCATTCAAGTGGTGTTTGGACATGGTTAGACCGTTAGACATATCTCGACCATTGCTGAAGGAGATGTTGAGCCGGTGGGTTGGGATGAATAAATCTTTTATAGTTAGACAACAAATGGTGCCATTTAATGTTGTGGATGTATTAATGAGTTTAGGTTTAGGATTGGGGGGTTTAGATGTGCCTTATGATGAATCAGTATGTGGTCTTGTAGGTGAAATGTTTAATTCCAAAACAACAACTTTGAAAGAccttataaatatgtttaaagtcATTGTAGACAATGATGATACTGAGGTAGATGTTGTTTGTAGGTTGTATTTATTAGtgtgttttgttgttttctattttcctaGGAAGTCTAAGTTTGTATCTAACATGCCTTGTATAGTGTTAGATGACTTAGATAGTTTGGATCATTATGATTGGACAAGTGCTGTACATAAATATATAGTACGTAGTTTAAATAAATGTAGTACTAAAATACTAAAGGGAAGGATCGTTGACTCGGTGAGTATTAGTGGCAATGTTGCTGTGTTGCAG CTTTGGGCCTTTGAACGCCTTAAGTTACATGCCCGTGCTTCTGATGTTTCCTTCCCCCGAGTCCTACAATGGTCTTGTTTTAAATTAAGgtcaaagaaaatacaattgTTGTTTCAGACAAAAGAT ATATATTGGGATTGGTACCTATGTGAAGCGGACCGTAGAAACCCTCTCATCCGCGCTGCTTTCCATTTGGATGAGAGAGCAAGGGCTGAAGGACCAATCCCCAAAGGAGGAAGTGGTGAAGGAGATGCGGACAACTGGAAAAATGTCgttattgaaaaattgaataaaaacaacACCAAGATAAAAAAGCTGAAAGAAAGAATTTTGGCTCTTAGGAAGGAACTTGATGGGCGAAAGGCTGCAAACTTCGAAGAGAAGCGTCCTTCATTTAATGATTTTGGTGCTGATGATGAAGTTGAGGTGAATGAGGAAGCTCCATGTGAACCTCAAGAGCATCCACGAGATGTTATTGACATTGAAGATGTTCCTTCCGGTTTTCCTCCCAAACTTGGGGGCACTGTGTATTCTGGAAAATCCAGTGATGATGCTTCAAATGCTAGGAAAG ATGGTTTCAAAGACAACGAAAATATTGATGCTGAAGTTCTAGTAAGATGTAAAAATTTGTCCAACCAGAGTTCTTCAGCCCCTACTGCAGATTACAAAAGTGCTAAAAGGATGTCACCACAGGCAAAACTGGTTGGGAAAGATACTGTTAAACCATTGATTTTGAAGGAAGATGTTGAAGATGCAAATGGGAGCAAAGAAGCAAGGCTGTCTATTGAGGGGGTGAGCCTATCTGGGGCTCAAGGTGAAAGCTATAATTGTGTATCAGGAATAAATGTAATAGATcttgaacagagaataaaaaaaCTGAAGACAAAAGATAGCAAAATTTGGTCActgttgaaaaaattattagcTTATCAAACCAAAACCTTACTACTTGTTAACATgtatttccttttatatatacttGCAGAATTTAATGACATGAATGTTCAGAAAAACAAGTTTAACATGATACTATAG